The Salvelinus namaycush isolate Seneca chromosome 8, SaNama_1.0, whole genome shotgun sequence genome has a segment encoding these proteins:
- the LOC120051657 gene encoding mucin-2-like, giving the protein MSDILLLMARQSNHVNSICSTWGREHFKTFDGDVYQFPGTCEYNLASDCHSESYQEFSVHLKRNEATETEGNPTVKHVVVTINDLVFHLTKTQVAVNGEIVTLPYYNGGVQLERNAVYTKLYSKVGLVVMWNGEDAVMVELDTEYTNRTCGLCGDFNGLPVHSEFIHDGRKVSPIEFGNRQKVHRPNEDCEDPYEEEEEDEPADVQPKEDTCKEFHAQCDQLLRSALWSSCGAVVNPEPYIQACVQDLCGCSNTSDSFCVCSTLAEYSRQCSHAGGQPPHWRTTAFCDKQCPFNMVYLESGSPCMDTCTHSDTSSLCEEHLMDGCFCPHGTVFDDISKRGCVTQDQCQCKHDKIYNSGEVFRQDREECVCHHGQWSCKSLPSPGTCAVEEGSHVTTFDGKAFTFHGDCYYPLAKDEASPKFTVLVQLVPCIRQKFDTCLKSVVVLLNNDRNNALVITADGKVSHNAQITLPYNTADISVFKPSSFHMILQTSFGLQVQIQLVPIMQVYVTLDESYKTKTQGLCGNFNKVLSDDMKTPQGMVEGTASSFGNSWKANPTCRDREERLDDPCSLSVENENYAKHWCSMLRSSDSTFAKCHAMVDPELYYKRCTYASCNCEKSEDCLCAVFSSYVRDCATKGVVLSGWRENVCDKYTGNCPASQTYSDQLQRCQLTCSSLASKRQGCTNDFLPVDGCSCPDGLYMDDRGTCVPMDKCPCFHNGVHIKPGKSINIQEEHCTCKSGKWECTDKKCPGTCTIYGSGHYKTFDERTYGFQGKCGYVAVQNKCGNRPVQDNFMVITENIPCGTTGTTCSKSVRVQLGRTELKLSKGTYEMVNLGVGSQIQYRVRTVGLYLIVESDIGIAVLWDRKTTVRIVLEPQHSGAVCGLCGNYNGDGRDDFTTQGQLVVSSPVDFANSWKVSSTCPDAESNVDPCGARPNRHNWAKMQCSIITGKTFQLCHKKVDPTLYFENCVKDSCACDTGGDCECFCTAVAAYAQACTEAGVCVAWRTPEICRCYPQCPPDRPIFDEETGECVEECQNETFWLCNCTLARCIENNTIEIIAYKCPEPEPITCTNGKKPVLQWDEFYCCQHYVCDCVCEGWGDPHYITFDGLFYSFQGNCTYVLMEEMWPRHQFKIYIDNVNCDPTEDVSCPRAIIVSYRSTVITLKNHNLIGAAQLEALIDGVSLRLPFTRHGVKVMNSGINMVLEIAHLQVVVTFGVTGFSVNLPWQHFGNNTQGHCGTCSNNQADDCMLPGGQLVENCAVMADYWQAKDISQPDCHVPPGIPTNSPLPEPTQKPCKPDSSVCDLLKDSIFAACHPFVSPDNFYKGCVYDSCHVSNPAVECTSLQTYAAACAQFGVCIYWRNHTELCASDCPADKVYKPCGPAEQPTCDDNPDESRMNFTTEGCFCPDGMKLFNKESGICVDKCGCLDPEGVPREFNERFEYKCQDCVCLESTKAVTCKPKVCSKPPVEICTGPGFVYVNQTDPSDPCCSSLVCRCDSSTCPPTNMNCPIGFVPVVSVPEGKCCPEHTCEPKRVCLHKGVEYLPNSKVPGSECQECTCTNKVDPKSGHYQIDCGFMQCDKDCEKGYEYQEPDYSSDDCCGKCVQTHCVLQINGTKQLLKHGDTWSAPGDKCQQYSCVKNGDNYLTQSSNIHCPPFQQANCQPGSIQTAANGCCRICVEKDKACKRGSMKSFINHKNCQSIEEVEMPYCEGSCNTFTKYSAMAASLDHSCACCQESRSSNRTVDLQCLNGDVVPYTYLHVEECNCRHSDCHRAIRVPVRKTRSNTLV; this is encoded by the exons CTCGCCAGTCCAACCATGTGAACAGCATCTGCAGCACCTGGGGCAGAGAGCACTTCAAGACCTTCGATGGAGACGTGTACCAGTTCCCAGGGACGTGTGAATACAACCTGGCCTCCGACTGCCACTCTGAGTCCTACCAGGAGTTCTCTGTGCACCTGAAGAGGAACGAGGCTACTGAGACCGAGGGGAACCCTACGGTCAAACACGTAGTGGTCACTATCAACGACCTGGTCTTCCATCTGACCAAGACTCAGGTCGCGGTCAATGGAGAAAT TGTAACTCTGCCATACTACAATGGAGGAGTCCAACTGGAGAGGAATGCAGTTTACACCAAACTTTACTCCAAGGTTGGCCTGGTTGTCATGTGGAATGGAGAAGATGCCGTCATG GTGGAGCTGGACACGGAGTATACCAACCGTACCTGTGGTCTCTGTGGAGACTTCAATGGCCTTCCAGTCCACAGTGAATTTATTCATGATG GTCGTAAAGTGAGCCCCATTGAGTTTGGAAACAGGCAGAAGGTCCACAGGCCCAACGAGGACTGTGAAGACCCctatgaagaggaagaggaagatgaacCTGCAGACGTTCAGCCTAAAGAGGACACATGCAAGGAGTTT catGCCCAGTGTGACCAGCTCCTGCGCTCGGCGTTGTGGAGCTCCTGTGGTGCGGTCGTGAACCCTGAGCCCTACATCCAGGCCTGTGTTCAGGACCTGTGTGGCTGCAGCAACACTTCTGATAGCTTCTGTGTCTGCAGCACCCTGGCAGAGTACTCCAGACAGTGCTCCCACGCCGGGGGACAGCCACCCCACTGgagaacaacagccttctgtg ACAAGCAGTGTCCGTTCAACATGGTGTATCTGGAGAGTGGCTCTCCCTGCATGGATACCTGTACCCACTCAGACACCAGCTCCCTGTGTGAAGAACACCTGATGGACGGCTGCTTCTGCCCTCACG GGACTGTGTTTGATGACATCTCAAAGCGGGGGTGTGTCACTCAGGACCAGTGTCAGTGCAAACATGACAAAATTTACAACTCTGGGGAAGTATTCAGACAGGACCGTGAAGAATG TGTCTGTCACCATGGTCAGTGGTCCTGTAAAAGTCTGCCCAGCCCTGGTACATGTGCAGTTGAGGAGGGTTCACACGTGACGACCTTCGATGGGAAAGCATTCACCTTCCATGGGGACTGCTACTACCCCTTAGCCAAG GATGAAGCCAGTCCAAAGTTCACTGTGCTGGTCCAGCTGGTTCCCTGTATAAGACAGAAGTTTGACACTTGCCTCAAGAGTGTTGTGGTCTTGTTAAACAATGATAGAAACAAC GCTTTGGTGATTACCGCCGATGGGAAAGTCAGCCACAATGCACAGATCACTCTGCCTTACAACACAG CTGACATCAGTGTGTTCAAGCCGTCGTCCTTCCACATGATTCTCCAGACCAGCTTTGGGCTGCAGGTTCAGATCCAGCTGGTCCCTATCATGCAGGTCTATGTCACCCTGGACGAGAGCTACAAGACCAAGACACAAG GTCTGTGTGGGAACTTCAACAAGGTTCTTTCTGATGACATGAAGACCCCTCAGGGTATGGTGGAGGGAACAGCCTCTTCATTTGGGAACTCCTGGAAGGCTAATCCTACctgtagagacagagaggagaggctggacGACCCCTGCTCCCTCAGTGTGGAGAATG AGAACTATGCTAAACATTGGTGCTCCATGCTAAGAAGTTCTGACAGCACTTTTGCCAAGTGCCATGCCATGGTAGACCCCGAGCTTTACTACAAG CGATGCACGTACGCTAGCTGCAACTGTGAGAAGAGTGAAGACTGCCTGTGTGCCGTCTTCTCCTCCTATGTACGAGACTGTGCTACCAAGGGAGTGGTCCTGTCGGGCTGGAGAGAGAACGTGTGTG ACAAATACACTGGTAACTGCCCAGCGTCTCAGACCTACTCTGACCAGCTCCAGAGATGTCAGCTGACTTGTAGCTCCCTGGCCAGCAAACGCCAGGGTTGTACCAACGACTTCCTCCCCGTGGATGGTTGCTCCTGCCCGGACGGACTCTACATGGATGATAGGGGCACCTGTGTACCCATGGACAAATGCCCCTGCTTCCACAACGGGGTCCACATCAAGCCTGGGAAGTCCATCAACATTCAGGAGGAGCACTG CACCTGTAAGAGTGGGAAATGGGAGTGCACAGATAAGAAGTGCCCAGGAACCTGTACCATCTACGGCAGTGGCCATTACAAAACCTTTGATGAGCGCACATATGGCTTCCAAGGAAAATGTGGCTATGTGGCTGTCCAG AACAAATGTGGGAACCGGCCTGTCCAGGACAACTTCATGGTGATCACAGAGAACATACCGTGTGGAACCACAGGCACCACTTGCTCCAAGTCTGTCAGGGTTCAACTGGGG AGAACAGAGCTGAAACTATCAAAGGGGACTTATGAAATGGTGAACCTAGGAGTGGGCTCTCAGATCCAGTACCGAGTGAGGACCGTCGGTCTGTACCTGATTGTTGAGTCAGACATCGGGATCGCAGTGCTGTGGGACCGCAAAACTACCGTCCGCATCGTCCTGGAGCCACAGCATAGT GGAGCAGTGTGCGGCCTGTGTGGGAACTATAATGGAGACGGCAGAGATGACTTCACCACGCAAGGTCAGCTAGTAGTCAGCAGCCCTGTGGATTTTGCTAACAGCTGGAAAGTGTCAAGCACTTGCCCCGACGCAGAAAGCAACGTGGACCCATGTGGCGCCAGACCCAACCGTCACAACTGGGCTAAGATGCAGTGCAGCATCATCACAGGAAAGACTTTCCAACTGTGCCACAAGAAG GTAGACCCTACTCTGTACTTTGAGAACTGTGTGAAAGACTCCTGTGCCTGTGATACTGGTGGAGACTGTGAgtgtttctgtacagctgtaGCAGCCTACGCCCAGGCCtgcactgaagctggagtctgtGTTGCATGGAGAACACCAGAGATCTGTC GTTGTTACCCACAATGCCCTCCAGATAGGCCAATATTTGATGAAGAGACCGGGGAGTGTGTTGAGGAATGt CAAAATGAGACTTTCTGGCTGTGCAACTGCACTTTGGCCAGATGCATTGAAAACAACACCATTGAGATCATCGCATACAAatgcccagagcctgagccaatCACATGTACCAATGGCAAGAAACCAGTGCTACAGTGGGATGAGTTCTACTGCTGCCAACACTACGTGTGTGACT GTGTCTGTGAGGGTTGGGGAGACCCCCATTACATCACCTTCGACGGGCTCTTCTACAGCTTCCAAGGGAACTGTACCTATGTGCTGATGGAGGAGATGTGGCCGCGTCACCAATTTAAGATCTACATCGACAATGTCAACTGTGATCCCACCGAGGATGTGTCTTGTCCTCGAGCCATCATCGTGTCCTACCGCTCAACAGTTATAACACTGAAGAATCACAACCTCATTGGAGCTGCTCAGTTGGAG GCTCTTATTGATGGAGTTTCCCTGAGACTACCCTTCACACGGCACGGTGTGAAGGTGATGAACTCTGGTATCAACATGGTCTTGGAGATAGCACACCTCCAGGTGGTAGTTACCTTTGGTGTCACTGGCTTCAGCGTCAACCTTCCTTGGCAACACTTTGGCAACAATACACAGGGTCATTGTG GAACATGTAGCAACAACCAGGCTGATGACTGCATGTTGCCAGGAGGTCAGCTGGTGGAGAACTGTGCTGTGATGGCAGACTACTGGCAAGCCAAGGACATCTCCCAGCCTGACTGCCATGTGCCACCTGGAATCCCCACCAACTCTCCTCTCCCTGAACCCACACAGAAGCCATGCAAGCCAGACTCCTCTGTCTGTGATCTCCTGAAGGACAG CATTTTTGCAGCCTGTCATCCGTTTGTCTCACCTGACAACTTCTACAAGGGCTGTGTCTATGACAGCTGCCACGTGTCCAACCCAGCGGTGGAGTGCACCAGTCTGCAGACATACGCTGCTGCCTGTGCCCAGTTTGGAGTATGCATCTACTGGAGAAACCACACCGAGCTCTGTG CCAGCGACTGCCCAGCTGACAAAGTCTACAAGCCCTGCGGTCCTGCAGAACAGCCAACCTGTGATGACAA TCCAGACGAGTCTAGGATGAACTTCACCACAGAAGGCTGCTTCTGTCCTGATGGGATGAAACTCTTCAACAAGGAATCAGGGATCTGTGTTGATAAGTGTG GATGCCTTGACCCTGAAGGTGTTCCGCGAGAG TTCAACGAGAGGTTTGAGTACAAGTGCCAGGATTGCGTTTGTTTGGAGTCCACCAAGGCTGTGACCTGTAAACCCAAGGTCTGCTCCAAACCACCAGTAGAGATATGCACTGGTCCAGGCTTTGTATATGTCAACCAAACCGATCCATCCGATCCATGCTGCTCCAGCCTCGTCTGCC GTTGTGACAGCAGCACTTGCCCACCAACCAACATGAACTGTCCTATTGGGTTCGTGCCAGTGGTTTCAGTCCCGGAGGGAAAATGCTGTCCAGAGCACACATGTG AGCCTAAAAGAGTTTGTCTTCACAAAGGCGTTGAATACCTG CCCAATTCTAAAGTACCAGGATCAGAGTGCCAGGAGTGCACCTGCACCAACAAAGTGGACCCCAAGTCTGGTCATTACCAAATTGACTGTGGATTCATGCAATGTGACAAAGATTGTGAAAAG GGATATGAGTACCAGGAGCCAGACTATTCCTCAGATGACTGCTGTGGTAAATGTGTTCAGACCCACTGTGTCCTCCAGATCAATGGGACCAAGCAGTTGTTGAAG caTGGAGATACATGGTCAGCTCCTGGTGACAAGTGCCAGCAGTACAGCTGTGTGAAAAACGGTGATAACTATCTGACCCAGAGCTCCAACATCCATTGCCCACCCTTCCAGCAGGCCAACTGCCAGCCT ggttcaattcagACCGCTGCAAACGGCTGCTGTAGAATTT GTGTGGAGAAGGACAAGGCCTGTAAGAGAGGATCCATGAAGAGTTTCATCAACCACAAGAACTGCCAGTCTATTGAGGAGGTGGAGATGCCGTACTGTGAGGGATCCTGCAACACCTTCACCAA GTACTCTGCGATGGCTGCGTCTCTGGACCACTCGTGTGCCTGTTGCCAGGAGTCCCGGTCCAGTAACCGCACGGTGGACCTACAGTGTCTGAATGGAGATGTGGTGCCCTACACCTACCTACACGTGGAGGAGTGTAACTGCAGACACAGCGACTGCCACAGAGCCATTAGGGTGCCTGTCCGTAAGACACGCAGCAACACGCTGGTGTAA